A single window of Marispirochaeta aestuarii DNA harbors:
- a CDS encoding MBL fold metallo-hydrolase, translated as MMKIRLWGVRGSIPCPGETTVAYGGNTACIELRVGEEERLFIIDAGSGIRALGNYLMQHDLPKGPIDTSLFISHTHWDHIMGFPFFVPIFIPSTRLKVYGPVTYEEEGLKDIVGGQLSYRYFPVKHSELAANISYHPLKESSMDLGDGLWVTTKYLNHPILCLGYRFEYRGKVFCTAYDTEPFRNVFPTDPDAPGYDPIAAEEGERAAKEENEKLLRFYQGADLLIHDTQYTHREYEESKIGWGHSTFEFAINSAHKAGVKHLLLFHHDPLRTDEQLDDLIGNYRGRVKSKTDMIIEGAREGMEIVLD; from the coding sequence ATGATGAAAATTCGATTGTGGGGTGTACGCGGGTCAATTCCCTGTCCCGGAGAAACAACAGTTGCCTACGGCGGCAATACCGCCTGCATAGAGCTCAGAGTCGGAGAGGAGGAGCGGCTCTTCATAATAGATGCCGGTTCAGGGATACGGGCCCTTGGGAACTACCTTATGCAGCACGACCTGCCCAAAGGCCCCATAGATACCTCCCTTTTTATATCCCACACCCACTGGGATCATATCATGGGTTTTCCTTTTTTCGTTCCGATCTTTATTCCCAGCACCAGGCTGAAGGTTTATGGACCGGTGACCTACGAGGAGGAGGGACTCAAGGATATTGTGGGAGGACAGCTCTCCTATCGCTACTTCCCGGTAAAGCACTCCGAACTTGCCGCGAATATCAGCTATCATCCCCTGAAGGAGTCTTCCATGGACCTGGGGGACGGCCTCTGGGTTACGACCAAGTATCTGAACCATCCGATTCTCTGCCTGGGCTACCGTTTTGAGTACCGGGGCAAGGTATTCTGCACCGCCTACGACACCGAACCCTTCCGCAACGTTTTCCCCACCGATCCGGATGCACCCGGTTATGACCCCATCGCCGCAGAAGAAGGTGAACGGGCGGCAAAGGAAGAAAACGAAAAACTGCTCCGCTTTTACCAGGGCGCCGACCTTCTGATCCACGACACCCAGTATACCCACCGTGAATATGAGGAATCGAAAATCGGCTGGGGCCACTCAACCTTCGAATTCGCCATAAACTCCGCCCACAAAGCGGGGGTCAAGCATCTGCTCCTCTTTCATCACGATCCGCTGCGGACCGACGAACAGCTGGACGATCTCATCGGAAATTACCGCGGCAGAGTAAAATCAAAGACGGACATGATTATTGAGGGAGCCCGGGAGGGAATGGAAATTGTCCTCGATTAG
- a CDS encoding SlyX family protein, with product MDEELLQLQTKLSYQESALADLNDTVISQQQEIDRLRKTVELLVQRVRDLQDQGGEEMPHVPPPHY from the coding sequence ATGGACGAAGAACTGCTGCAACTGCAGACGAAGCTGAGCTACCAGGAATCCGCGCTGGCGGATCTTAACGATACGGTAATATCCCAGCAGCAGGAGATCGACCGGCTCAGGAAAACGGTGGAACTCCTGGTGCAGAGGGTACGGGACCTGCAGGACCAGGGGGGGGAGGAGATGCCTCACGTTCCTCCTCCGCACTATTAA
- a CDS encoding methyl-accepting chemotaxis protein, which translates to MKRISLRLRLVLGFLVMILLITAVSVLSIIRFNDVAALGRAAVRENNNRAYALAREIDHLKWVSDVSDLFLLDDILELNVETDWHRCSLGEWIYGEAMAEETAGDPELGQLISAIKPPHERMHKTAIRIDEIYVEFDQSLLVTLEKAWIDHLEWLKDLNYAVMMGTAFTGETDPRRCDFGRWYGNFTADDPDLSQLLALWEAPHKDLHNSAKEIVSALARGDLAGARRLYSRNVLPALDLLRTIKNRTMAHLQELDAGQKAAVEIFNTETIPALQETQSALAGLVGYFEERAETARRDMEEQIRQIIITVIAIALAALLAGLFLAVFTTSAILKQLGQDPMILERIAERVARGDLTVDLAGIDSSEGVYRSVLEMVAALKEKSDSLEILSGGDFSREIKKAGSADILGASMIRMQESLSSVLRQVQQAIEQVAQGADQVSTASQDLSQGATEQASSLEEISSSITEINGQASQNAASAGEANRLANEARDNAVSGNRYMEELVRAMQQINLGSGEIKKVVKVIDDIAFQINLLALNANVEAARAGKYGRGFAVVANEVRNLANRSAEAVRETETIVDDSLERISAGDRLVNDTAGQLIQIVEGVEKVASFLEEISSASREQAQGLKQISSGVEQIDEVTQANTASAEQSASAAEELAGQAEELRKLISRFKLSAGNMLLEGPGEEG; encoded by the coding sequence ATGAAAAGGATAAGTCTGCGCCTCAGGCTCGTACTCGGTTTTCTGGTTATGATTCTTCTGATCACTGCCGTTTCAGTTTTAAGTATTATCCGCTTCAACGATGTGGCTGCCCTCGGACGGGCTGCGGTACGGGAGAACAACAACCGTGCTTATGCCCTTGCCCGGGAGATTGACCATCTGAAGTGGGTCAGCGATGTGAGTGATCTCTTTCTGCTGGACGACATCCTGGAGCTGAATGTCGAGACCGACTGGCACAGATGCAGCCTGGGCGAGTGGATCTACGGCGAGGCCATGGCGGAGGAGACGGCGGGGGATCCCGAACTCGGTCAGCTGATCAGCGCGATAAAACCTCCCCATGAGAGGATGCATAAAACGGCGATCAGGATCGACGAGATATACGTGGAATTTGATCAGTCTCTTTTGGTGACCCTGGAAAAGGCCTGGATAGATCACCTTGAATGGCTCAAGGACCTGAATTATGCCGTCATGATGGGAACGGCATTTACTGGTGAAACCGATCCCCGGCGCTGTGATTTCGGCCGCTGGTACGGTAATTTCACCGCCGATGATCCTGACCTGAGCCAGCTGCTGGCCCTGTGGGAGGCACCGCATAAAGATCTGCACAATTCCGCGAAGGAGATTGTATCTGCCCTCGCCAGGGGAGACCTGGCAGGTGCAAGGCGTCTTTACAGCCGGAATGTACTGCCGGCCCTGGATCTGCTTCGGACAATCAAGAATCGGACAATGGCCCATCTTCAGGAGCTGGACGCCGGGCAGAAGGCCGCCGTGGAAATTTTCAATACCGAAACGATTCCCGCCCTCCAGGAAACCCAGAGCGCCCTGGCCGGTCTGGTTGGATATTTTGAAGAGCGTGCGGAGACCGCCCGGCGAGACATGGAGGAACAGATCCGGCAGATCATTATTACCGTTATCGCCATAGCCCTGGCGGCCCTGCTTGCGGGGCTCTTTCTGGCGGTATTTACCACCTCCGCAATCCTGAAGCAGCTGGGACAGGATCCCATGATCCTGGAACGGATAGCCGAACGGGTAGCCCGGGGTGACCTGACAGTAGATCTTGCCGGTATCGACAGCTCCGAGGGGGTCTACCGTTCCGTGCTGGAAATGGTCGCGGCCCTGAAGGAAAAATCCGATTCCCTGGAGATTCTTTCGGGGGGAGATTTTTCCCGGGAAATTAAAAAAGCCGGCAGTGCCGATATCCTGGGGGCATCGATGATTCGCATGCAGGAGTCCCTCTCCTCGGTTCTTCGCCAGGTCCAGCAGGCCATCGAGCAGGTCGCCCAGGGAGCGGACCAGGTCAGCACGGCCAGTCAGGACCTCTCCCAGGGGGCTACCGAACAGGCGAGTTCCCTGGAGGAGATATCCTCCTCGATAACCGAGATAAACGGTCAGGCCTCCCAGAATGCAGCCAGTGCAGGAGAAGCCAACAGGCTTGCAAACGAGGCCAGGGACAACGCGGTCTCCGGCAACCGTTACATGGAAGAACTTGTCCGGGCGATGCAGCAGATCAATCTCGGGTCCGGTGAAATCAAGAAGGTGGTCAAAGTGATTGACGATATCGCCTTCCAGATTAATCTTCTTGCATTGAATGCAAATGTGGAGGCCGCCCGGGCCGGAAAATACGGCCGGGGTTTTGCCGTGGTGGCCAATGAGGTTCGCAACCTGGCAAATCGCAGTGCCGAGGCGGTCAGGGAGACGGAGACCATCGTTGACGATTCCCTGGAGAGGATCTCTGCAGGGGACAGGCTGGTAAACGATACGGCGGGACAGCTCATACAGATAGTGGAAGGAGTCGAGAAGGTTGCCTCGTTTCTCGAAGAGATCTCCTCTGCCAGCAGAGAACAGGCCCAGGGGCTCAAACAGATAAGCAGCGGTGTTGAGCAGATTGATGAAGTAACCCAGGCAAATACCGCCTCCGCAGAGCAGAGCGCTTCCGCCGCCGAAGAACTGGCGGGGCAGGCTGAGGAGCTGCGAAAACTGATCTCCCGGTTCAAACTTTCCGCAGGGAATATGCTCCTGGAAGGTCCCGGGGAAGAGGGCTGA
- the thyX gene encoding FAD-dependent thymidylate synthase: protein MARCIVPEADAILDREFPVLDKGFVRLVDYMGGDERIVQAARVSYGAGTKSYRQDKGLISYLLRNEHTSPFEQVVLTFHVKMPIFVARQWIRHRTARLNEISGRYSIMKDEFYVPAMEDVSGQSENNKQGRQEEPLPPDTAERIRAILTEGQKRAYGEYSDLIEEGVARELARVNLPLSLYTEWYWQMDLHNLFHFLKLRLDPHAQREIRLYAEVVLSIAEIVAPIACEAFRSHIFGSARFSALELEALRRMVRGEDHGLEGRAAELFLSKLEKGSEV, encoded by the coding sequence ATGGCCCGTTGCATTGTACCCGAAGCCGACGCGATTCTGGACAGGGAGTTCCCCGTACTTGACAAAGGTTTTGTCCGGCTGGTTGATTATATGGGAGGGGATGAGCGGATCGTACAGGCTGCCCGGGTAAGTTACGGCGCCGGTACCAAGAGTTACCGCCAGGACAAAGGGCTGATCTCCTACCTGCTCCGAAACGAGCATACCAGCCCTTTCGAGCAGGTGGTTCTTACATTTCACGTAAAGATGCCCATCTTCGTGGCCCGGCAGTGGATCCGTCACAGGACTGCCCGGCTGAATGAGATCTCCGGCCGATACTCCATCATGAAGGATGAGTTTTACGTACCTGCCATGGAAGACGTTTCCGGTCAGAGCGAGAATAACAAGCAGGGACGTCAGGAAGAGCCCCTGCCTCCGGATACAGCGGAAAGAATCCGGGCAATACTCACCGAAGGCCAGAAAAGGGCTTACGGCGAGTATTCCGACCTGATCGAAGAGGGGGTGGCCAGGGAGCTGGCGCGGGTCAACCTTCCCTTGAGTCTCTACACCGAATGGTACTGGCAGATGGATCTGCACAACCTCTTTCACTTCCTCAAGCTGCGTCTCGACCCCCACGCTCAGCGGGAGATTCGTCTCTATGCCGAAGTCGTCCTGTCCATTGCCGAGATAGTGGCACCCATCGCCTGCGAGGCCTTTCGTTCCCACATTTTCGGAAGTGCCCGCTTCTCCGCCCTGGAGCTTGAGGCTCTTCGCCGGATGGTCCGGGGAGAAGATCACGGATTGGAGGGAAGAGCGGCGGAGCTTTTTCTGTCAAAGCTCGAAAAGGGAAGCGAGGTGTAA
- a CDS encoding FKBP-type peptidyl-prolyl cis-trans isomerase: MKIAQDTVVFIDYILNDGDGNLLEKSDREENFAYLHGYGQLPTKLEEALEGKEAGARVQVSLSPEEGFGDRDEKQIISVPRDRFPEDEEIVNGLQVEAETDHGHQVFTIIDIQDNTVTLDGNHPYAGVDLDFDVTVAQVRAATEEELDHGHVHTGDHHH; this comes from the coding sequence ATGAAGATTGCACAGGACACAGTTGTTTTTATAGACTACATTCTCAACGACGGAGACGGAAACCTTCTGGAAAAGAGCGACAGGGAAGAAAACTTCGCCTATCTCCACGGCTACGGACAGCTGCCGACGAAACTCGAAGAGGCCCTGGAAGGAAAAGAGGCGGGAGCCCGGGTCCAGGTAAGCCTGAGTCCGGAAGAGGGTTTCGGCGACCGGGACGAGAAACAGATAATATCCGTTCCCCGTGACCGATTTCCCGAGGATGAGGAGATCGTCAACGGGCTCCAGGTCGAGGCGGAAACGGACCACGGCCACCAGGTCTTTACGATAATCGATATTCAGGACAATACGGTAACCCTGGACGGGAATCATCCCTACGCCGGGGTCGATCTGGACTTCGACGTGACCGTTGCACAGGTGCGCGCCGCAACGGAAGAGGAACTTGACCACGGCCACGTCCATACCGGGGACCATCACCACTAG
- a CDS encoding histidine kinase dimerization/phosphoacceptor domain -containing protein → MPRVFILFRLLIIGFILLFPFAVYAGPASGVLVLHSYHAGFFWTEAIHTGIIGTFESSETEHQLFFEYLDAKRKDPRVFSPRFAGYLKDKYSGFNFDVVIVSDDASLRFVLDYRTELFPEVPVVFCGINNYDSYLRILPSGFTGIAEDFDLASNLVLIERLHGIGTTVAVVADSTVSGRENTRLLLDRINDPRSPGLKYEVLFGQDAAELRSRLSRLPEDAVILNLGYWQERNGTNLSDREGIFLLTETGRPVYTAWDVAIRFGTVGGMALDVQNQGEVAAEMALRILSGEDPDQLPVRRTPLVHPVFDYQALKSFDIPVNRLPSDSEIINRPDTIYFRYPLTFAGILIAFVVLIGVVLLLGLNIRKRKQAESLFFSLFDNAPDVIFLFSPSGKILIANKAVENFHGYSLEEIRGLTIQELDTPEYAAEFDRRVHEILTRDTRIYEVHHLSRDGRILEFESRVSKVNYQGKTAILTILRNINERNRNQRYLEESLRKNELLLREVHHRVKNNLQIIISLLRLQTDRVRDPASMSMLNDSRQRINAIAAVHELLYQSENLYSVEALKYLESLVYQLASAHSASGRIDFSLDIENLRLHLDEAIPLGIIITEFVSNSIKYANIQGECRFRISLFRKGDWCVLEYADRGPGFDFDAKNRETLGFLLVENLAQQMKGRLDHDGKSGFTLRFPLRDLKNSADS, encoded by the coding sequence ATGCCGAGAGTATTTATATTATTCAGACTGCTTATTATAGGTTTTATACTTCTTTTTCCCTTTGCTGTGTATGCGGGCCCCGCATCCGGAGTACTGGTTCTCCACTCCTACCATGCAGGTTTTTTCTGGACCGAAGCCATTCATACAGGAATCATCGGGACTTTTGAATCCTCGGAAACAGAACACCAGCTGTTTTTTGAATACCTGGATGCGAAAAGAAAAGATCCCCGGGTATTCTCACCCCGCTTTGCCGGGTATCTGAAAGACAAGTATTCCGGGTTCAATTTTGATGTAGTCATCGTCAGCGATGATGCTTCCCTCCGATTCGTTCTCGACTACCGTACAGAACTGTTTCCGGAGGTACCCGTCGTATTCTGCGGCATCAATAATTATGATTCCTACCTGCGTATACTGCCCTCCGGCTTTACCGGAATCGCCGAGGATTTCGATCTTGCCAGTAATCTCGTTCTCATCGAAAGGCTTCACGGAATCGGAACCACCGTTGCCGTCGTGGCGGATTCCACAGTTTCGGGGCGCGAGAATACCCGTCTTCTTCTTGACCGGATCAATGATCCCCGGAGCCCGGGTCTTAAATACGAAGTATTATTCGGCCAGGATGCGGCGGAACTCAGAAGCAGATTGAGCAGGCTGCCGGAAGACGCTGTGATTCTCAATCTCGGATACTGGCAGGAGAGAAACGGTACAAACCTGAGCGACAGAGAAGGCATATTCCTTCTCACAGAGACCGGACGGCCGGTATATACCGCCTGGGACGTGGCAATCCGCTTCGGGACGGTGGGCGGTATGGCCCTGGACGTCCAAAATCAGGGGGAAGTCGCTGCAGAGATGGCCCTCCGGATTCTTTCCGGGGAAGATCCGGATCAGCTTCCTGTCAGAAGAACTCCCCTGGTTCATCCGGTGTTCGATTACCAGGCCCTGAAGAGCTTCGATATTCCCGTCAACAGACTTCCTTCCGATTCAGAAATCATCAACCGTCCGGACACCATCTATTTCCGTTATCCCCTTACCTTTGCAGGTATACTCATTGCCTTTGTCGTCCTTATCGGTGTCGTTCTTCTCCTTGGCTTGAATATCAGAAAACGGAAACAGGCTGAATCACTGTTCTTCTCACTCTTCGACAACGCCCCGGACGTGATTTTTCTTTTCAGTCCTTCTGGAAAAATACTCATTGCAAACAAAGCTGTCGAAAATTTTCACGGATACTCCCTAGAAGAGATACGCGGATTGACAATTCAGGAGCTGGATACCCCTGAATATGCGGCGGAATTTGACAGGCGGGTTCATGAAATCCTTACCCGGGACACAAGAATCTACGAGGTTCATCACCTGAGCAGGGACGGCCGTATACTGGAGTTTGAAAGCAGGGTTTCCAAGGTCAATTACCAGGGAAAAACTGCAATCCTGACCATCCTCAGGAATATCAATGAACGGAACCGGAACCAGCGCTATCTCGAGGAATCCCTCCGGAAGAATGAGCTCCTCCTGCGGGAGGTTCATCATCGGGTAAAGAACAATCTTCAGATAATCATCAGCCTCCTGAGACTTCAAACAGACCGGGTCAGGGATCCCGCCAGCATGTCCATGCTCAACGACAGCAGGCAGCGGATCAATGCGATAGCTGCGGTTCATGAACTCCTGTACCAGTCGGAAAACCTCTACAGCGTGGAAGCCTTGAAATATCTGGAATCCCTGGTTTATCAGCTGGCGAGTGCCCACAGCGCTTCGGGAAGAATCGACTTTTCTCTCGATATTGAAAACCTCAGACTCCACCTGGATGAGGCAATTCCCCTGGGTATAATTATCACCGAATTCGTAAGCAACAGTATCAAGTACGCAAATATACAGGGGGAATGCCGTTTCCGCATCTCTCTTTTCCGGAAGGGCGACTGGTGTGTGCTTGAATATGCTGACCGGGGTCCGGGATTCGATTTTGACGCGAAGAACCGGGAGACCCTGGGCTTCCTGCTGGTGGAGAACCTCGCCCAGCAGATGAAGGGACGACTGGACCACGATGGAAAAAGCGGCTTTACCCTCCGCTTTCCCCTACGGGACCTGAAGAATTCAGCAGATTCCTGA
- a CDS encoding DUF819 family protein: MVAFGITALYVFIPLGIVIFVETSSIVRRVRPIILCYIVGILIGNSGLLPEGSFPVLDAISTVTVALSLPLMLISLDLSRWRELTGRAGLSMAFAFFAIMSSSAVCFLLFGSGIDESAKIAGLLVGVYTGGTPNMAALQRALQVNTESYLAVHTADVLVGGVYLLFLLTLGRRIIRKILPRYRDSYTEGREIEPLSLKALRTMITDRAGGSVMASLGVALGIVVLGGAFSLFFPGEASTVAAILGITSIAIGASFIPRIRELPHSFKIGEYVILVFCAAVGSMADFTKLLTTIPSVLGYVTAALGISILIHLLLCRIFGVDADTMMITSTSAIYSPPFVSAVAISLNNRNLIFPGITTGIIGYAAGNYLGVLLARLLTLV; this comes from the coding sequence ATGGTCGCCTTTGGAATAACCGCCCTGTATGTTTTTATACCCCTGGGGATCGTAATATTCGTCGAAACCTCGTCCATTGTCCGCAGAGTCCGCCCCATCATTCTCTGCTATATTGTGGGAATCCTGATCGGAAACAGCGGATTGCTGCCGGAGGGAAGTTTTCCGGTGCTGGACGCGATCTCCACCGTAACGGTGGCCCTGTCCCTGCCGCTGATGCTCATCTCCCTGGACCTTTCACGCTGGCGGGAGCTTACAGGAAGAGCGGGGCTTTCCATGGCTTTCGCATTTTTTGCCATCATGAGTTCCTCCGCCGTCTGCTTTCTGCTTTTCGGATCCGGGATAGATGAGAGCGCAAAGATTGCGGGCCTTCTGGTTGGCGTGTACACCGGGGGCACCCCGAATATGGCGGCCCTGCAGCGGGCACTGCAGGTCAATACGGAAAGTTATCTGGCCGTACATACCGCAGATGTTCTTGTGGGAGGAGTCTATCTGCTTTTTCTGCTTACCCTGGGCCGCAGGATCATCAGAAAAATCCTGCCCCGCTATCGGGACAGCTACACCGAAGGACGGGAGATCGAACCCCTCTCCCTGAAAGCCCTGCGGACCATGATTACCGACAGGGCCGGAGGGAGCGTCATGGCCTCCCTGGGGGTCGCCCTTGGCATCGTTGTTCTCGGCGGCGCCTTCTCCCTCTTCTTTCCCGGCGAGGCTTCCACCGTAGCCGCCATTCTGGGAATAACCAGTATTGCCATCGGTGCCTCCTTTATTCCCCGGATCAGGGAGCTTCCCCACAGTTTCAAGATCGGGGAATACGTAATCCTGGTCTTCTGTGCTGCGGTGGGTTCCATGGCGGATTTCACAAAACTGCTGACGACGATTCCCTCCGTCCTGGGCTATGTTACTGCCGCCCTGGGAATTTCAATTCTGATTCATCTGCTCCTGTGCCGCATATTCGGTGTGGACGCCGACACAATGATGATAACCTCCACTTCGGCAATCTACTCCCCGCCCTTCGTCTCCGCGGTGGCGATCTCCCTGAACAACCGGAACCTGATCTTTCCGGGGATCACCACCGGCATTATCGGCTATGCCGCAGGAAACTATCTGGGGGTGCTTCTGGCACGGCTTCTCACCCTGGTCTGA
- a CDS encoding HDOD domain-containing protein — MESNKKNYLYALKIYIDKMPSLPTSVTKIMEISNDPNASPADLNQVISLDPVLMGKVMKLINSAYYGLSQEVTSLVRAIIMLGINTVKNLALSTAVLANLGKGTSAKGLNMDGFWRHSLCVGVTSKLIAKKLKIDPKRLEEFFMAGLLHDIGKIPLNNRLADPYVAAMQNADREQAPLIQAEKNVMGIHHCEVAKIILQRWRLNQEIQDAVSFHHAPLSYEGPHWKIVYAVTTANFFANTFEIGFAGDRYPLSVPPEVFQALDVDMEWFDDIEDQVLSEIEKARIFLKIAT; from the coding sequence ATGGAGAGTAACAAAAAGAATTATCTGTATGCCCTGAAGATCTATATCGACAAAATGCCGAGTCTTCCCACCAGTGTAACCAAGATAATGGAGATCTCCAACGACCCCAATGCCTCACCGGCGGACCTCAACCAGGTCATCAGCCTCGATCCGGTACTGATGGGCAAGGTGATGAAGCTTATAAACTCCGCCTATTACGGCCTGTCCCAGGAGGTTACCTCCCTGGTGCGGGCTATAATCATGCTCGGCATCAATACTGTAAAGAACCTCGCCCTCAGCACGGCTGTCCTGGCAAACCTGGGCAAGGGGACCTCGGCCAAGGGCCTCAATATGGATGGTTTCTGGCGTCACAGCCTCTGCGTGGGGGTAACCTCCAAGCTGATCGCAAAGAAACTTAAAATCGACCCGAAACGGCTTGAGGAATTCTTTATGGCGGGACTGCTCCATGATATCGGCAAAATTCCCCTGAACAACCGCCTGGCCGACCCCTATGTCGCGGCCATGCAGAACGCCGACAGGGAACAGGCCCCGCTGATCCAGGCCGAGAAGAACGTAATGGGTATTCACCACTGCGAGGTAGCCAAGATAATTCTGCAGCGCTGGCGCCTGAACCAGGAGATTCAGGATGCCGTCAGTTTTCACCATGCCCCCTTGAGTTACGAGGGCCCCCACTGGAAGATTGTCTACGCGGTAACGACGGCAAACTTCTTTGCCAATACCTTCGAGATCGGTTTTGCCGGTGACCGCTACCCCTTGAGCGTTCCCCCCGAGGTATTCCAGGCCCTCGATGTGGACATGGAGTGGTTTGATGACATTGAAGACCAGGTTCTGAGTGAAATAGAGAAAGCACGGATCTTCCTGAAGATCGCGACCTGA